One Solanum pennellii chromosome 10, SPENNV200 genomic region harbors:
- the LOC107002468 gene encoding transmembrane 9 superfamily member 1, whose product MLPTAPSLSLVLFLAAFIIFPPALASESDHKYQADDPVTLWVNKVGPYNNPQETYNYYSLPFCHASGNTHKWGGLGEVLGGNELIDSQIDLRFQKNVDKGSICELELDEMKVKQFKDAIENNYWFEFFIDDLPLWGFVGELHTVRISDNKHVLYTHKNINIKYNKDQIIHVNLSQESPKPLEAGRTLDMTYSVKWEPTNITFAHRFDVYLDYPFFEHQIHWFSIFNSFMMVIFLTGLVSMILMRTLRNDYAKYAREDDDLETLERDVSEESGWKLVHGDVFRPPHYLALISALVGTGAQLALLVLLVILLAIVGTLYIGRGAIVTTFIVCYALTSFISGYVSGAMYSRNGGKSWIKSMILTASLFPFLCFGIGFILNTIAIFYGSLAAIPFGTMVVVFVIWAFISFPLALLGTVFGRNWSGAPNNPCRVKTIPRPIPEKKWYVTPSVVSLMGGLLPFGSIFIEMYFVFTSFWNYKVYYVYGFMLLVFLILIIVTVCVTIVGTYFLLNAENYHWQWTSFSSAASTAVYVYLYSVYYYYVKTKMSGFFQTSFYFGYTLMFCLGLGILCGAVGFLGSNLFVRRIYRNIKCD is encoded by the exons ATGCTGCCGACCGCTCCATCACTCTCTCTTGTCCTGTTCCTGGCCGCCTTCATTATCTTTCCGCCTGCGCTTGCTTCCGAGTCCGATCACAAG TATCAAGCAGATGATCCGGTTACCCTCTGGGTGAATAAAGTTGGGCCATATAATAACCCACAGGAAACATACAACTATTACAGCCTTCCATTCTGTCATGCATCTGGTAATACTCACAAATGGGGTGGCCTTGGTGAAGTTTTAGGTGGAAATGAGCTTATCGATAGTCAGATTGACCTAAGGTTTCAAA AAAATGTGGACAAGGGTAGCATTTGTGAACTTGAGCTTGATGAGATGAAGGTTAAGCAATTCAAGGATGCTATTGAAAACAATTACTGGTTTGAATTCTTCATTG ATGACCTGCCTTTATGGG gttTTGTTGGTGAGCTACATACCGTCAGAATCAGTGATAACAAGCATGTGCTTTACACACATaagaatattaatattaaatacaaCAAGGACCAG ATCATTCATGTTAATCTCTCTCAGGAGAGCCCAAAGCCTTTGGAAGCTGGAAGAACATTGGACATGACATATTCTGTCAAATGGGAACCTACCAATATCACTTTTGCTCATCGTTTTGACGTATACTTGGACTACCCATTTTTTGAGCATCAG ATCCATTGGTTCTCCATATTTAATTCCTTCATGATGGTCATCTTCCTTACTGGTTTGGTGTCTATGATTTTGATGCGGACACTGAGGAATGATTATGCCAAGTATGCTCGGGAAGATGATGATCTCGAAACCCTG GAAAGAGATGTTAGTGAAGAGTCTGGTTGGAAACTTGTTCATGGGGATGTGTTTCGACCTCCTCATTATCTAGCGCTAATTTCAGCTCTTGTTGGTACTGGGGCACAACTTGCACTGCTTGTTCTCCTAGTCATTCTGTTAGCAATTGTGGGGACATTATATATTGG GAGAGGAGCTATTGTCACAACTTTCATAGTATGCTAtgctttgacatcattcatttcaGGCTATGTTAGTGGTGCAATGTACTCACGGAATGGTG GGAAAAGCTGGATTAAATCAATGATTCTTACAGCGTCACTTTTCCCATTTTTATGCTTTGGGATTGGCTTTATTCTGAACACAATTGCAATATTTTATGGGTCTCTAGCAGCCATTCCCTTTGGTACGATGGTAGTTGTCTTTGTCATCTGGGCCTTCATTTCCTTCCCCCTGGCTCTTCTTGGTACTGTTTTTGGGAGAAACTGGAGTGGCGCTCCAAACAATCCATGCCGTGTCAAGACCATACCTCGGCCTATTCCCGAAAAGAAGTGGTATGTGACACCATCTGTAGTTTCCTTGATGGGAGGATTGCTGCCATTTGGAAGCATATTTATTGAGATGTATTTTGTCTTCACCTCCTTCTGGAATTACAAG GTATACTATGTGTATGGATTTATGCTTCTGGTGTTTCTGATCCTCATTATTGTTACGGTCTGCGTGACTATTGTGGGAACATATTTCCTACTAAATGCTGAAAATTATCATTGGCAGTGGACTTCGTTTTCCTCAGCTGCCTCTACCGCTGTCTATGTATACCTGTACTctgtatattattattatgtgaagACTAAGATGTCAGGGTTCTTTCAGACCAGCTTCTACTTTGGCTATACACTGATGTTTTGTCTTGGCTTAGGGATTCTCTGCG GAGCTGTTGGATTTTTGGGCTCTAACCTATTTGTGAGGAGGATTTATAGAAACATCAAATGTGACTGA